TATCAGACGGAGACAAGCAAGAGGCCGATTGCGGCCTTTGCCGTAATTATTGGAATAACCAACCAAAAGTGATTATCGAAAATGAATCATAAACTTATGCTGTATCAATCCGCAGCCAACGTAACCGACGCGCTGGAAGCAGCCGCCAACGGATATTTTGAAAACGATAAGGAAGCTGCCGACACCATCGCCGCCGTGCAAGGCCAGTTTGAAGTAGACAGTCAGTCCGTTATCGCATGGCTGCTGAACCGCGAAGCCATGGCCGAATCAGCAGAAAGCCGTATCAAACAGGCCGCCGAAAACCTGAAGAGAGAAAAGGCATTGCACGACTCAATCCGCCATGCCATCAGCGAAGCCATGCAGCGCACAGGCATTCAGAAAATCGAATCTTCAGACGGCCTGTTTAAAGCCAGCTTCCGCAAATCAACTGCCGTAGCAGTTTTTGACGAGGCGCAAATCCCAGCCGAATTTATGCGCGAAAAAATCAGCTACACGCCCGATAAAACGGCCATTAAAAAGGCCATCGAATCAGGCCGGGAAGTGGCAGGGGCGAAACTAGAAACCCGTCAAAACCTGCAAATCAAATGACTGCATTACTCTTATTCAGACAGCGCGTGAACCAGTTCAAAAAAGCAGAGGCAGATTTGAAACACGCTATGCAGAAACTGGAAAACGCGCCCAGCCTGCGACGGCTATTGTTGGGTTACATTTTACAGAAACACCCGCACGAAACGGCGGGGAACATTAAGCGAAAGTATTAATTATGAACAAATTTCAAAACTGGATTGACATTAAAGATGATGTACCACCTGTTGAAACAACCGTAATCGTTGCAGACCAGAGAGGCAATGTCTGGAGTACATGGGCATCTGATGAGGATGGTGTTTTTTGGTTTTACGATGAAGAACCTGATAATCGTGTTACACATTGGATGCCTTGCCCTGCACACCCTCTCAATAAAGAAACGGAACAAAAATGAAAATTGGATAATCAAAAAGTTAGGCGGATATACGCACGAACAACATAATTGGAACTTGAAAGATTAAAGAACTGGCGCAACAACGTAGCCAAAGTTTTACGGCAAAACAAAGTACAACGCCATATAGTGAATAAAGTGATGGAGATGAAGAAATGAGTAAATTTAAATTCGGAGATAAAGTTCAATGCCCTGATATGAGTGTGCAGATGTTTCTCCATAACAGACAGGGCGGCATTGCTGTTGTAACTGACCAATGTGGAAAAAAAGCCCAATTTTTAAATGACACATTGCGACCAATTCCTCACCCCGACACTATCCGTCTTGATTGGGTTGAAATTTGTGAAATTAACGACCAATGTCCGTTGATTGAGTGGGACGATTATTTAGGCGAGTGGGAAGTTAAATATCCCGACAGCAAATTCAGTTTTGAATATTTAAGAGATGCAATAGATTTTGCCATCTCCGAAGAGCAAGCCGATGACTAAACACCAACACCGCCGCCGACAAAACAACTGGCAAGCCGTTATCCGTAAACGATAGCGGAATTTAAAAAAACACGGAGCAATCCATGCAAACAGCAACAACCAAACACACCAGTGCAAAAGCCATCATCGCCGCACAACGCGCCGCCAAGAAAGCCAAACGCGACGAACGCATTCTATTGTTGCTATGGCGTGTGAAATGGAATTGGTTATTTTTATGAAAAATGAAATT
The sequence above is a segment of the Neisseria dentiae genome. Coding sequences within it:
- a CDS encoding siphovirus Gp157 family protein, which produces MNHKLMLYQSAANVTDALEAAANGYFENDKEAADTIAAVQGQFEVDSQSVIAWLLNREAMAESAESRIKQAAENLKREKALHDSIRHAISEAMQRTGIQKIESSDGLFKASFRKSTAVAVFDEAQIPAEFMREKISYTPDKTAIKKAIESGREVAGAKLETRQNLQIK
- a CDS encoding DUF551 domain-containing protein; this translates as MNKFQNWIDIKDDVPPVETTVIVADQRGNVWSTWASDEDGVFWFYDEEPDNRVTHWMPCPAHPLNKETEQK